One region of Bosea sp. 29B genomic DNA includes:
- a CDS encoding NUDIX domain-containing protein translates to MSFLARLDSTVSRYLAEVAGLRERLALLRWQMAERHALDRRETMPGHVTTSAFVLSPDHAQILLIDHVVIGRWLQPGGHYEPAASFHASALREAVEETGVAAPILHPWHRGGDLPFAIDSHEVPGNPRRSEPPHIHHDLQYLFIADPALPLIAQEEEVHAAAWKPIAALAEIAPVAFARLHALNARD, encoded by the coding sequence ATGAGCTTCCTTGCGCGCCTCGATTCGACTGTCTCCCGCTATCTCGCCGAGGTTGCAGGCCTGCGCGAGCGGCTCGCTCTGCTGCGCTGGCAGATGGCAGAGCGCCATGCGCTCGACCGGCGCGAGACCATGCCGGGCCATGTCACCACCAGCGCCTTCGTGCTCTCGCCCGACCATGCGCAGATCCTGTTGATCGACCATGTCGTGATCGGCCGCTGGCTCCAGCCCGGCGGCCATTACGAGCCGGCAGCGAGCTTCCATGCCTCGGCCTTGCGCGAGGCGGTGGAGGAGACCGGCGTCGCCGCTCCTATCCTGCATCCCTGGCATCGCGGCGGCGATCTGCCCTTCGCGATCGACAGCCATGAGGTGCCGGGCAATCCACGCCGCAGCGAGCCGCCACACATCCATCATGACCTGCAATATCTCTTCATCGCCGATCCGGCGCTGCCGCTGATCGCCCAGGAAGAGGAGGTCCACGCGGCCGCCTGGAAGCCCATCGCAGCTCTGGCGGAGATCGCGCCGGTCGCGTTCGCACGCTTGCATGCGTTGAACGCCCGGGACTGA
- a CDS encoding PLP-dependent cysteine synthase family protein, with protein sequence MDAELSPSVRKPCSRDWTDRAIAALEADQHRSADTHLFKLDCPALAGIDIYLKDESTHPTGSLKHRLARSLFLYALCNGHIRQDTPVIEASSGSTAVSEAYFARMIGVPFYAVMPRSTSAEKVAAIEHHGGTCHFIDDGRTLYAQAEALAHQLGGHYMDQFTYAERATDWRGNNNIAESIFQQMGKEPHPVPAWMVMSAGTGGTSATLGRYLRYKRHATRLCVADVEHSAFFDGYRTADADCCCERPSLIEGIGRPRVEPSFVCGVIDRMVRVPDAASIAAMNVLSRRLGRRVGGSTGTNFFALCWLADAMRAKGEQGSLVTLICDSGERYLRTYYDAGWLAERGLEPAPYERRIEAVLAGERLECPLEEA encoded by the coding sequence ATGGATGCCGAGCTTTCTCCTTCAGTCCGGAAACCCTGCTCCCGTGACTGGACCGACCGTGCCATCGCTGCGCTCGAAGCCGACCAGCACCGCTCGGCTGACACTCATCTCTTCAAGCTCGACTGCCCGGCGCTTGCAGGCATCGACATCTATCTCAAGGATGAATCGACCCATCCGACCGGGAGCCTGAAGCACCGGCTGGCGCGCTCGCTCTTCCTCTATGCGCTGTGCAATGGCCATATCCGCCAGGACACGCCGGTGATCGAGGCCTCATCCGGCTCGACGGCGGTGTCTGAGGCCTATTTCGCCCGGATGATCGGCGTGCCCTTCTATGCGGTGATGCCGCGCTCGACCTCGGCCGAGAAGGTCGCCGCCATCGAGCACCATGGCGGCACCTGCCATTTCATCGACGACGGACGCACGCTCTATGCGCAGGCCGAGGCGCTCGCCCACCAGCTCGGCGGCCACTACATGGACCAGTTCACCTATGCCGAACGGGCGACCGACTGGCGTGGCAACAACAACATCGCCGAATCGATCTTCCAGCAGATGGGCAAGGAGCCCCATCCTGTGCCGGCCTGGATGGTGATGAGCGCCGGCACGGGCGGCACCTCGGCGACGCTCGGGCGCTATCTGCGCTACAAGCGCCATGCCACCCGGCTCTGCGTCGCCGATGTCGAGCACTCGGCCTTCTTCGACGGCTATCGCACCGCCGATGCCGATTGCTGCTGCGAGCGGCCGTCGCTGATCGAAGGCATCGGGCGGCCGCGGGTCGAGCCCTCCTTCGTCTGCGGGGTGATCGATCGTATGGTGCGGGTGCCGGATGCCGCTTCGATCGCGGCGATGAACGTGCTCTCGCGCCGGCTCGGTCGCCGCGTCGGCGGCTCGACCGGGACCAATTTCTTCGCCTTGTGCTGGCTCGCCGATGCGATGCGGGCAAAGGGCGAACAGGGTTCGCTGGTCACGCTGATCTGCGATTCCGGCGAGCGCTATCTCCGGACCTATTACGATGCCGGCTGGTTGGCCGAACGCGGGCTCGAGCCCGCCCCTTACGAGCGTCGGATCGAGGCTGTCCTTGCCGGCGAGCGGCTGGAGTGCCCGCTCGAAGAGGCGTGA
- a CDS encoding AI-2E family transporter, translated as MATTPAPSRRAVQPEVGGIGAGDLGGADIVKVAATLVSAAVIIAALYYGQDILIPLAFAFLIGFALNPPVMWLRRRGVPKLVAIAAVMTVVLVLLAGLFLVLGTQLRSLGEQLPSYQSTIHNKLNDLKAQFRAPGMLDGALNAIASLQKEVESVQGAGAQRVEIVPAPGTQLQVALVWLGRALEPLATAGIILVFVVLALLDRTDLRDRLLRILGGNLHRSTDAIEDAGRRISRYLLMQLVVNTTFAIPLALGLWLIGVPGALLWGVVAAVLRFVPYVGALISAVFPLALAFAVDPGWHMVLWTLALIAGLELISNNIVEPMLYGTSTGLSAISLIAAATFWTALWGPVGLILSTPLTVCLLVLGKTLPQLQFLDTLLGSVPVLSPTERIYQRLLAGDVDEAIEIAESEIETLSVVPFYDTVGVAVLRLASDDYGRQATAAHRLRIAEGMEALLEELREEHPVAAAEGLPPKVVCIGGKWEIDGIAAQMLAHALDLEGVPAQVRRIAHVTTGSVARLDLDGVPIVCLNYFSGEPDNAARQFCRRLRQRWPELTVIVVLWTVPPERLAGEASKEIGADEIAASIQETIGRVQRLLPETASEPAVVAMPADDAERLAALHGTGFLDEALRDDLDAIAKRAADAFDVDVAMISAIDAEQEIVIGGSKELSGFGRDAAGRPILPRRAAICEHVVASGETLVVSDTERDARFTDNPVAKTWGLRFYAGAPLRSSAGHVLGALCILDAEARNLDPRERELLEKLAADVVETISRTSADGSRQPPAEAESEASATVGQPVPE; from the coding sequence ATGGCAACGACACCGGCTCCGAGCCGAAGAGCGGTCCAGCCGGAGGTGGGTGGCATCGGCGCGGGCGATCTGGGTGGCGCCGACATCGTCAAGGTGGCGGCGACGCTCGTCTCGGCGGCAGTGATCATCGCAGCGCTCTATTACGGCCAGGACATCCTGATCCCGCTCGCCTTCGCCTTCCTGATCGGTTTCGCGCTCAATCCCCCGGTGATGTGGCTGCGGCGGCGCGGCGTGCCGAAGCTGGTCGCGATCGCGGCAGTGATGACGGTGGTGCTGGTGCTGCTGGCCGGGCTCTTCCTCGTGCTCGGCACGCAGCTGCGTTCGCTCGGCGAGCAACTGCCGAGCTATCAGTCGACGATCCATAACAAGCTCAACGATCTCAAGGCGCAGTTCAGGGCGCCGGGGATGCTCGATGGTGCGCTGAACGCGATCGCCTCCCTCCAGAAGGAAGTGGAGTCAGTGCAGGGCGCCGGGGCACAGCGCGTCGAGATCGTGCCGGCGCCGGGCACGCAATTGCAGGTGGCTCTGGTCTGGCTCGGGCGGGCACTCGAGCCGCTGGCGACGGCCGGCATCATTCTCGTCTTCGTGGTGCTGGCGCTGCTCGACCGGACCGACCTGCGCGACCGGTTGTTGCGCATCCTCGGCGGTAACCTGCACCGCTCGACCGATGCGATCGAGGATGCCGGCAGGCGGATCAGCCGCTACCTTCTGATGCAGCTCGTGGTGAACACCACCTTTGCCATCCCACTGGCGCTCGGCCTGTGGCTGATCGGCGTGCCCGGCGCTTTGCTCTGGGGCGTGGTCGCGGCTGTCTTGCGCTTCGTGCCTTATGTCGGCGCGCTGATTTCCGCGGTCTTCCCGCTGGCGCTCGCCTTCGCGGTCGACCCCGGCTGGCACATGGTGCTGTGGACATTGGCGCTGATCGCGGGGCTTGAGCTCATCAGCAACAACATCGTCGAACCTATGCTGTATGGCACCAGCACCGGGCTCTCGGCGATCTCGCTGATCGCCGCCGCGACGTTCTGGACCGCGCTCTGGGGCCCGGTCGGCCTGATCCTGTCGACGCCGCTGACGGTCTGCCTGCTGGTCCTCGGCAAGACGCTGCCGCAATTGCAGTTTCTCGACACGCTGCTCGGCTCGGTGCCGGTGCTCAGTCCGACCGAACGCATCTACCAGCGCCTGCTAGCGGGCGATGTCGACGAAGCCATCGAGATCGCCGAAAGCGAGATCGAGACGCTCTCCGTGGTGCCCTTCTATGACACCGTCGGCGTCGCGGTGCTGCGCCTCGCCAGCGACGATTATGGTCGCCAGGCGACTGCGGCGCACCGGCTGCGCATCGCGGAGGGAATGGAGGCGCTGCTGGAGGAGCTGCGCGAGGAGCACCCGGTCGCGGCTGCGGAGGGCTTGCCTCCGAAGGTGGTCTGCATCGGCGGCAAATGGGAGATCGACGGGATCGCCGCGCAGATGCTGGCCCATGCGCTCGACCTCGAAGGCGTCCCCGCGCAGGTGCGCAGGATCGCTCATGTCACGACGGGCTCGGTCGCCAGGCTCGATCTCGACGGGGTGCCGATCGTCTGCCTCAACTATTTCAGCGGCGAGCCCGACAACGCCGCCCGGCAGTTCTGCCGGCGCCTGCGGCAGCGCTGGCCGGAGCTGACGGTCATCGTGGTTCTCTGGACGGTGCCGCCCGAGAGGCTGGCGGGCGAGGCGAGCAAGGAGATCGGTGCCGACGAGATCGCCGCCTCGATCCAGGAGACGATCGGCCGGGTCCAGCGCCTGTTGCCCGAGACGGCGAGCGAACCGGCTGTGGTAGCGATGCCGGCCGACGATGCCGAGCGCTTGGCGGCGCTCCACGGTACGGGCTTCCTCGACGAGGCGCTGCGTGACGATCTCGATGCGATCGCCAAGCGCGCGGCCGATGCCTTCGATGTCGACGTGGCGATGATCTCGGCGATCGATGCCGAGCAGGAGATCGTCATCGGCGGCAGCAAGGAACTATCTGGTTTCGGCCGGGACGCGGCCGGGCGGCCGATCCTGCCACGCCGGGCGGCGATCTGCGAGCATGTCGTGGCCAGTGGCGAGACGCTGGTCGTCTCCGATACCGAGCGCGATGCGCGTTTTACAGACAATCCCGTCGCCAAGACCTGGGGCCTGCGCTTCTATGCCGGGGCGCCGCTGCGCTCCTCCGCCGGCCATGTGCTGGGAGCGCTCTGCATCCTCGATGCGGAAGCGCGCAATCTCGATCCGCGCGAGCGCGAGCTGCTGGAGAAGCTCGCGGCCGATGTCGTCGAGACGATCAGCCGGACCAGTGCCGACGGCTCGCGACAGCCGCCGGCCGAGGCGGAATCCGAAGCGAGCGCAACGGTCGGCCAGCCGGTGCCGGAGTAA
- a CDS encoding GntR family transcriptional regulator: protein MAREEAGNGASDKAGMICRALRRAIIERALEPGAALPEDALGERFGVSRTLARHALAQLAAEGLVELRRNRTAVVATPSWQEARDTFDIRIELERLVVRQLAGRLSKAQLAALRAHVDSEDAARGGPDAISIRLATEFHILLAEMTESPILIRYVSELAYRCCLILSLYSRPHSSECGINEHRLLIDALASGDVGKVTSLMHHHLDSVAERALVAEAKPRGRDIMAILAPYAEAPAEPARTARKRSLKAAE from the coding sequence ATGGCGCGGGAAGAGGCCGGAAACGGCGCATCGGACAAGGCTGGGATGATCTGCCGGGCGCTACGCCGCGCGATCATCGAGCGCGCGCTCGAACCCGGGGCGGCCTTGCCTGAGGACGCGCTCGGCGAACGCTTCGGCGTCAGCCGTACCCTGGCACGCCATGCGCTTGCCCAGCTCGCCGCCGAAGGTCTGGTCGAACTACGCCGCAACCGCACTGCCGTGGTGGCAACACCGAGCTGGCAGGAGGCGCGCGACACCTTCGACATCCGCATCGAGCTGGAGCGCCTCGTCGTGCGCCAGCTCGCCGGCCGGCTGAGCAAGGCGCAGCTTGCGGCCCTGCGCGCCCATGTCGACTCGGAGGATGCGGCGCGTGGCGGCCCGGACGCGATATCGATCCGGCTCGCGACCGAGTTCCACATCCTGCTCGCTGAGATGACGGAGAGCCCGATCCTGATCCGCTATGTCAGTGAGCTCGCCTATCGCTGCTGCCTGATCCTGTCGCTCTACAGCCGGCCGCATTCCTCGGAATGCGGCATCAACGAGCACCGCCTGCTGATCGACGCGCTCGCAAGCGGCGACGTCGGAAAAGTCACGAGCCTGATGCACCACCATCTCGATTCGGTGGCGGAGCGCGCTCTGGTGGCGGAAGCCAAGCCGCGCGGGCGCGACATCATGGCGATCCTGGCGCCCTATGCGGAGGCGCCGGCGGAGCCCGCCAGGACCGCACGCAAGCGCTCGCTCAAGGCCGCGGAATAG
- a CDS encoding TonB-dependent receptor: MFRLPKPAKSGHSPLALSLLAASTMLISLSALAQSGEKPIALDEIVISPTGVPTPAREIASSVTVVTAKEIERQQRRTLPQALAAVPGLNLVQTGGPGGLTSVFMRGTNSNHVKVLIDGIEVNDPSTPNRSFDFGQMLTTDIERIEVLRGPQSGLYGANALGGVISITSKRGEGPPKVTGSVEAGSYGTFNQSVGLSGGNDRFDYAFNVSHFRSDSTPVTPPNLVPAGRRRNPSSYDNWSYSARLGARLTDTLSVNWVGRYIDGQLLFTGDSGFPSLPNSFRSSQNYRQAFTRGEIVWDPFEGRFVNRFGVSYSNQDRSNRTANAAGILGLPTENLGERTKYDWRGDLKLTQSQTLVMGLQYENERFDTSAKTVSNGNRGAFVELQSNWTDRFFTVANIRYDDDDKFGGHTTYRIAPVFIVPGTDTKLKASYGTGFKAPTLSERFSDSRPAFNFYGNPDLKPEESRGWDVGFEQPLLNGQVNFGATWFHNDIDNLILTNATRTSYTNIGRATTKGVEAFAALELTPQFKVRADYTFTLAKDETARQELLRRPRHKASVTASWMPIEKLTLSATLVYVGARMDGNRDFSISRMRAPGAAIINLAADYKVDERLTVFGRVDNLFDKRYENPVGFLVPGLSAFGGIRVSL; this comes from the coding sequence GTGTTCCGTTTGCCAAAGCCCGCCAAGAGCGGGCATTCGCCCCTTGCCCTCTCCCTGCTCGCCGCCTCGACCATGTTGATATCGCTCTCTGCACTGGCGCAATCGGGCGAGAAGCCGATCGCGCTCGACGAGATCGTCATCAGCCCGACCGGCGTTCCGACCCCGGCCAGGGAGATCGCCAGCTCTGTCACCGTCGTCACCGCCAAGGAGATCGAGCGCCAGCAGCGCCGTACCTTGCCGCAGGCGCTCGCCGCCGTGCCCGGCCTCAACCTCGTCCAGACTGGCGGCCCGGGCGGGCTGACCTCGGTCTTCATGCGCGGCACCAACTCGAACCACGTCAAGGTGCTGATCGACGGCATAGAGGTGAACGACCCCTCGACGCCGAACCGTTCCTTCGATTTCGGCCAGATGCTCACCACCGACATCGAGCGGATCGAGGTGCTGCGCGGCCCGCAGAGCGGCCTCTATGGCGCCAACGCGCTCGGCGGCGTCATCTCGATCACCAGCAAGCGCGGCGAGGGCCCGCCCAAGGTGACGGGCTCGGTCGAGGCGGGCTCCTACGGCACCTTCAACCAGAGCGTCGGGCTGAGCGGCGGCAATGACCGCTTCGACTACGCCTTCAACGTCAGCCATTTCCGCTCGGATTCGACCCCGGTGACGCCGCCGAACTTGGTTCCCGCCGGCCGCCGGCGTAACCCGAGCTCCTACGACAACTGGAGCTATTCCGCCCGCCTCGGCGCCAGGCTGACCGACACGCTGAGCGTCAACTGGGTCGGCCGCTATATCGACGGGCAATTGCTGTTCACCGGCGATTCCGGCTTTCCGAGCCTGCCGAACAGCTTCCGCTCGAGCCAGAACTACCGCCAGGCCTTCACCCGCGGCGAGATCGTCTGGGATCCCTTCGAGGGCCGTTTCGTCAACCGCTTCGGCGTCTCCTACAGCAATCAGGACCGCTCGAACCGCACAGCCAACGCGGCAGGCATCCTCGGCCTGCCGACCGAGAACCTCGGCGAACGCACCAAATACGACTGGCGCGGCGACCTGAAGCTCACCCAGAGCCAGACGCTGGTGATGGGCCTGCAATATGAGAACGAGCGCTTCGACACCTCCGCCAAGACCGTTTCGAACGGCAATAGAGGCGCCTTCGTCGAATTGCAGTCGAACTGGACCGACCGCTTCTTCACCGTCGCCAATATCCGCTACGATGACGACGACAAGTTCGGCGGCCACACCACCTATCGCATCGCACCGGTCTTCATCGTGCCAGGCACCGACACCAAGCTGAAGGCGAGCTACGGCACCGGCTTCAAGGCGCCGACGCTGAGCGAGCGCTTCAGCGATTCACGCCCGGCCTTCAACTTCTACGGCAACCCCGATCTGAAGCCAGAGGAAAGCCGCGGCTGGGATGTCGGCTTCGAGCAGCCGCTGCTGAACGGGCAAGTCAATTTCGGCGCGACCTGGTTCCACAACGACATCGACAACCTGATCCTGACCAACGCCACGCGCACCTCCTATACGAACATCGGCCGCGCCACGACCAAGGGCGTCGAGGCCTTTGCGGCGCTCGAACTGACGCCGCAGTTCAAGGTCCGGGCCGACTATACCTTCACCCTCGCCAAGGACGAGACTGCGCGCCAGGAGCTGCTGCGCCGGCCGCGCCACAAAGCGAGCGTCACTGCGAGCTGGATGCCGATCGAGAAGCTGACGCTGTCGGCGACGCTGGTCTATGTCGGCGCTCGCATGGACGGGAACCGCGACTTCTCGATCTCCAGGATGCGAGCGCCAGGCGCCGCGATCATCAACCTCGCCGCAGACTACAAGGTCGACGAGAGACTCACCGTGTTCGGCCGCGTCGATAACCTGTTCGACAAGCGCTACGAGAACCCTGTCGGCTTCCTGGTGCCGGGCCTCAGCGCCTTCGGCGGGATCAGGGTGAGCCTGTGA
- a CDS encoding ABC transporter substrate-binding protein: protein MRRLAALALGLWLAAFGGPTHADDAPGKPKRIVSLNMCTDELVLRLASPKHVASVTWLSQDPRNANMAPRALTIPANHGLVEEVLAQKPDLVVAGAYTTRSTVALLKRVGVPVREFGVPGNLAEMRAQIRDMARLLGEQQNGEALIAEIDKRLAALADRPRPAHPRAIVLRPNGFTTGRGSLVDEILTAAGLTNLAAELGIDNYGQIALETVALGKADILILNTTPNGPPSLAHEILHHPVLARLGDRLKLVALPSKLWTCAGPAVIDAIELLLDATAPTPAGKSP, encoded by the coding sequence GTGAGGCGACTGGCTGCCCTCGCGCTCGGCCTCTGGCTGGCGGCGTTCGGCGGCCCCACCCATGCGGACGATGCGCCAGGGAAGCCGAAGCGCATCGTCTCGCTCAACATGTGCACCGACGAGCTGGTGCTGCGGCTGGCGTCACCGAAGCACGTCGCCTCGGTGACCTGGCTGTCGCAGGACCCGCGCAACGCTAACATGGCTCCGCGCGCCCTGACGATCCCGGCCAATCACGGTCTGGTCGAGGAAGTACTGGCGCAAAAGCCCGACCTCGTCGTCGCCGGCGCCTATACGACGCGCTCGACCGTCGCGCTGCTGAAGCGCGTCGGCGTGCCGGTCCGCGAGTTCGGCGTGCCGGGTAACCTCGCCGAGATGCGCGCCCAGATCCGCGATATGGCGAGGCTGCTCGGCGAGCAGCAGAACGGCGAAGCCCTGATCGCGGAGATCGACAAGCGCCTCGCCGCGCTGGCGGACCGCCCTCGCCCGGCGCATCCGCGTGCGATCGTGCTGCGTCCGAACGGCTTCACCACCGGGCGCGGCTCGCTCGTTGACGAGATCCTGACGGCAGCGGGGCTGACCAACCTCGCCGCCGAGCTCGGCATCGACAATTACGGCCAGATCGCGCTCGAGACCGTCGCGCTCGGCAAGGCCGATATCCTGATCCTCAACACCACGCCGAACGGCCCGCCCTCGCTAGCCCATGAGATCCTGCATCACCCCGTCCTCGCCCGACTCGGCGACCGGCTGAAGCTCGTCGCCTTGCCGTCGAAGCTCTGGACCTGCGCCGGTCCGGCGGTGATCGACGCGATCGAATTGCTGCTCGACGCGACCGCGCCGACGCCAGCCGGAAAAAGCCCATGA
- a CDS encoding iron ABC transporter permease has translation MSYWRLVALLAAAALVMAALSLAVGYARLDLFAALSDWLAGRQSLPALVLVELRLPRAILGAIVGFSLGLAGAAMQGLLRNPLAEPGIVGISSAAAFGAVTVFYSGFAGAFALALPLGGIAGALLAVLLLFALNGRGAGTMTLILAGVAINSFAGAMTSLALNLAPNPYAALEIVFWLMGSLADRSLIHVWLVLPLMLAGWILLLSSAPALDGLTLGEDTARSLGFDLTWLRVRLIGGAALAVGSAVAVTGAIGFVGLVVPHLLRPLVGHKPGRLLLVSGFGGAILLLAADTMLRLLPIRPELKLGVVTALIGAPFLFSLIQRLRREA, from the coding sequence ATGTCCTATTGGCGGCTCGTCGCCCTCCTGGCCGCCGCGGCGCTCGTCATGGCCGCGCTGTCGCTCGCCGTCGGTTATGCCCGGCTCGACCTCTTCGCCGCGCTTAGCGACTGGCTCGCCGGCCGGCAGAGCCTGCCGGCGCTGGTACTCGTCGAACTGCGCCTGCCGCGCGCCATCCTCGGCGCGATCGTCGGCTTCAGCCTCGGGCTGGCCGGCGCGGCGATGCAGGGTCTCCTGCGCAATCCGCTGGCCGAACCCGGCATCGTCGGCATCTCCAGCGCCGCCGCCTTCGGCGCCGTCACCGTATTCTATTCCGGTTTCGCCGGCGCCTTCGCGCTCGCTTTGCCGCTCGGCGGCATCGCCGGCGCATTGCTCGCCGTGCTGCTGCTCTTCGCCCTCAATGGCCGCGGCGCCGGCACGATGACGCTGATCCTCGCCGGCGTCGCGATCAACAGCTTCGCCGGGGCGATGACCTCGCTGGCGCTCAACCTGGCGCCCAACCCCTATGCCGCGCTGGAGATCGTATTCTGGCTGATGGGCTCGCTCGCCGATCGCAGCCTGATCCATGTCTGGCTTGTGCTGCCGCTGATGCTAGCGGGTTGGATCCTGCTTCTCTCCAGCGCGCCGGCGCTCGACGGCCTCACGCTCGGCGAGGACACGGCGCGCAGCCTCGGCTTCGACCTGACCTGGCTGCGAGTGCGACTGATCGGCGGCGCTGCGCTCGCCGTCGGCAGCGCCGTCGCGGTCACCGGTGCGATCGGTTTCGTCGGCCTCGTCGTGCCGCACCTCCTGCGCCCGCTGGTCGGCCACAAGCCCGGCCGGCTGCTGCTGGTCAGCGGCTTCGGTGGCGCCATCCTGCTGCTCGCAGCCGATACGATGCTGCGGCTGCTGCCGATCCGGCCCGAACTCAAGCTCGGCGTCGTCACCGCCCTGATCGGCGCGCCCTTCCTGTTCAGCCTGATCCAGCGCCTGCGGCGGGAGGCGTGA
- a CDS encoding ABC transporter ATP-binding protein: protein MRIEANGIAIAFDGKPILAGIDLALQPGELVGLIGANGAGKTTLLRILADLLPPAAGKVLYDGKPAKALGRRALAQRLAFLAQGGGVQWQMRAEAVVALGRLPHRRPFADLTEADRTAINKAFAATDACAFRKRSLDSLSGGERVRVLLARALAVEAEMLLADEPLVGLDPRHQLEAMALFRRIAAAGTGVVVVLHDLSLAGRFCDRLVLLDQGRILADGQPAAVLDDANLASAFGIAVARGERGGEQFVLPWQALTNEEASR, encoded by the coding sequence ATGCGTATCGAAGCGAACGGCATCGCGATCGCCTTCGACGGCAAGCCGATCCTCGCCGGCATCGATCTTGCCCTGCAACCGGGCGAACTCGTCGGCCTGATCGGCGCCAACGGCGCCGGCAAGACCACCTTGCTGCGCATCCTCGCCGACCTGCTGCCGCCGGCAGCAGGTAAAGTTCTCTATGATGGCAAGCCCGCAAAAGCGCTGGGACGCCGCGCGCTCGCGCAGCGGCTCGCCTTCCTCGCCCAGGGCGGCGGCGTGCAATGGCAGATGCGGGCGGAGGCCGTCGTCGCGCTCGGCCGCCTGCCGCATCGGCGCCCCTTCGCCGACCTGACCGAGGCCGATCGCACCGCGATCAACAAGGCTTTCGCCGCGACCGATGCCTGCGCCTTCCGCAAGCGCAGTCTCGACAGTCTGTCGGGCGGCGAACGCGTGCGCGTGCTGCTGGCGCGGGCACTGGCGGTCGAAGCGGAGATGCTGCTCGCCGATGAGCCGCTGGTCGGGCTCGATCCACGCCACCAGCTCGAAGCGATGGCGCTGTTCAGGCGCATCGCGGCCGCCGGCACCGGCGTCGTCGTCGTGCTGCACGACCTCTCGCTCGCCGGGCGCTTCTGCGACCGGCTGGTCCTGCTCGATCAAGGCCGAATTCTCGCCGACGGCCAGCCAGCCGCCGTGCTCGACGATGCCAACCTCGCAAGCGCCTTCGGCATCGCGGTCGCGCGCGGCGAGCGCGGCGGCGAACAATTCGTCCTGCCCTGGCAGGCTCTGACTAACGAGGAAGCCAGCCGATGA